The following coding sequences lie in one Phaeodactylum tricornutum CCAP 1055/1 chromosome 12, whole genome shotgun sequence genomic window:
- a CDS encoding predicted protein: MNLLFKLCIIALPFSSATSVRRAKSSKQGKSPRKPATYFSVLSAAQEPNGCESTALGNAVATFFEDQLCVAVSYSGLSGPELFSHIHGPAPIGEENAVLFTLSTGTIKNDCFTLDHALERQLKKGLLYFHVHSEQCPGGEIRGQIFANVI, translated from the coding sequence ATGAATCTCCTTTTCAAGTTATGCATCATCGCTTTGCCATTCAGCTCGGCGACTTCTGTCAGGCGTGCCAAATCAAGCAAGCAAGGAAAGAGCCCACGTAAGCCGGCCACCTACTTCTCCGTCCTCAGTGCGGCGCAAGAACCCAACGGCTGCGAATCGACAGCTCTCGGAAACGCTGTGGCGACGTTCTTCGAGGACCAGCTCTGCGTCGCTGTCAGCTATTCGGGCCTCTCCGGCCCCGAGCTCTTTAGCCACATTCACGGCCCCGCTCCGATTGGCGAAGAGAATGCCGTTCTGTTTACCCTTTCCACGGGTACCATCAAGAATGACTGCTTTACGCTCGATCATGCGCTGGAGCGCCAGTTGAAGAAGGGTCTCTTGTACTTTCACGTGCATTCGGAGCAGTGCCCCGGCGGCGAGATTCGTGGGCAGATATTTGCCAATGTGATTTAG
- a CDS encoding predicted protein, which yields MPLDVASGNADSSQSSPRNHQAGVQIDFESLRLRASSLASRWSRRITVDTLRPLPVFLGMEPNFCLAAGAFTPPVQKVSKTAPEKVQSRLSLNLAYFITNYAVVSLTVALIVALMHPGMVFFLALVWGLWTLHAYLIRHEIVVAGIALHTLLTVQHRFYALFVLTTVVVLWKCLRPVLLFLAITGVLILTHALLRDPKHIEASTANTFTHGHASHRAGTPDATDEDYDDGARSGGSSSSSEVLVERPSANAARTGDVI from the coding sequence ATGCCACTCGACGTAGCGTCCGGCAACGCGGACTCGAGCCAGTCGTCTCCCCGTAATCACCAAGCCGGTGTCCAGATCGATTTCGAAAGTTTGCGCTTGCGGGCCTCCTCGCTCGCCTCGCGCTGGAGTCGACGGATTACCGTAGATACCTTACGTCCGCTGCCCGTCTTTCTCGGCATGGAACCCAACTTTTGTCTCGCCGCCGGAGCCTTCACCCCACCCGTACAGAAAGTCTCCAAAACGGCACCCGAAAAAGTGCAGTCACGCCTTTCCCTCAATCTAGCCTACTTTATTACCAACTACGCCGTCGTCAGTTTGACCGTCGCGCTCATTGTTGCCTTGATGCATCCCGGAATGGTCTTCTTTCTCGCACTCGTATGGGGATTGTGGACGCTACACGCCTACCTGATTCGACACGAAATCGTCGTTGCCGGAATAGCACTACACACTCTCCTCACTGTCCAACACCGATTCTACGCGTTGTTCGTTCTCACCACCGTTGTGGTACTCTGGAAATGTCTCCGACCAGTATTACTCTTTCTCGCCATTACGGGCGTCTTGATACTCACGCACGCCCTGCTCCGGGATCCCAAACACATTGAAGCCTCCACCGCCAATACCTTCACGCACGGACACGCCAGCCACCGTGCGGGGACGCCGGACGCTACCGACGAAGATTACGACGATGGAGCCCGTAGCGGCGGCTCCAGCAGTAGTTCCGAAGTATTGGTGGAACGACCCTCCGCAAACGCCGCGCGGACCGGAGACGTTATTTAA
- the HCL1 gene encoding hydroxymethylglutaryl-coenzyme A lyase (Catalyses the transformation of 3-hydroxy-3-methylglutaryl-coenzyme A into acetyl-CoA and acetoacetate, with potential roles in ketogenesis (in lipid metabolism), leucine degradation, and mevalonate degradation.), giving the protein MHTVPTLLVPPRVKIVEVGPRDGLQNEPVSVSTEDKIKLVQKLAQAGCRYIEAGSFVSPKWVPSMANSFQTMTKLREWKEKQGPEYEPLVLSCLVPNLAGLHQAIQVKAGEIAVFGSASETFSNKNINCSIDESLERFALVVAEANTARIPVRAYLSCVIGCPYQGRIPPLAVAQMAEKLLALGCHELSLGDTIGVGTPTTTIALLKELQHVLGNDVDKLAVHFHDTHGQALANILVSLESGIATVDASVAGLGGCPYAPGASGNVATEDVVYMLNGLGVETGIDLDKLVEAGDFICEVLDRPSRSRAGTAISAIQKRKAP; this is encoded by the exons ATGCATACCGTACCGACACTTTTGGTTCCACCGCGAgtcaaaattgtcgaagTTGGGCCCCGAGACGGCTTACAGAACGAACCCGTCAGCGTCTCCACGGAGGACAAAATTAAACTCGTACAAAAGCTGGCTCAGGCGGGCTGTCGCTACATCGAAGCTGGAAGTTTCGTCTCACCAAAATGGGTTCCCAGCATGGCGAATTCATTTCAAACAATGACTAAGTTAAGAGAATGGAAAGAGAAGCAAGGGCCAGAATACGAGCCACTGGTCTTGTCTTGTCTCGTGCCTAATCTCGCAGGCCTTCACCAAGCGATTCAGGTAAAGGCTGGAGAGATTGCCGTATTTGGATCTGCGAGTGAgactttttccaacaag AACATAAACTGCAGTATTGACGAGTCACTGGAGCGCTTCGCGCTGGTCGTTGCCGAGGCCAACACCGCTAGAATTCCCGTGCGAGCCTACTTGTCCTGTGTCATTGGTTGTCCTTACCAAGGAAGGATCCCACCATTAGCCGTAGCCCAGATGGCGGAAAAATTATTAGCTTTGGGCTGTCACGAATTGTCGTTGGGTGATACGATTGGGGTCGGGACACCCACAACCACAATCGCGCTGTTGAAGGAACTGCAACACGTCCTGGGGAACGACGTAGACAAACTAGCCGTTCATTTTCACGACACACATGGTCAAGCTTTGGCTAACATTTTGGTATCCTTGGAAAGTGGGATCGCGACGGTCGATGCTTCCGTTGCGGGGCTTGGAGGTTGTCCGTATGCCCCTGGAGCGTCGGGCAACGTGGCGACCGAAGATGTTGTCTACATGCTGAATGGTTTGGGTGTTGAGACGGGGATTGATCTTGACAAGCTTGTAGAGGCTGGTGACTTCATTTGCGAGGTTTTGGACCGCCCTTCCAGATCTAGGGCAGGGACAGCCATTTCTGCCATACAGAAGCGGAAAGCACCGTAG
- a CDS encoding predicted protein — translation MRRSRTTPATADLLAGVSGGGRYAPTPAPVGALQPEDDGIAAASLIVRNIASFLTLSDVASLTTNAPTFSYPTWDSLDVPTPADSWAVGVELDHDIDDNELCSWSIATPLTPALMALSPGATPVMEYDTDESRSEVFQNVLQERRRRWAQDKLSHAIFAHPLPLRNYCWEAYEKAQEIRTTQAEKWQELQKHRVDPETFVEPTGCIVELQHAPNRLKLVNDAIDLLFHNVPLSVLIDVVDAIGDTALDSTFATVKLSVAVLNHIVSALGRLVQGLWHGVTNFNPLQLLETIISLQFNAMGKTSEALVGGIQSVATGVGSASSLALHRLSAANLAGHTSVSNASLRTGGGEHTGGLFSRKRAPKQATALNQKTLEKLSAINAAARLVDYTETSDDTGGLTQHAKSRVQRSMHYNVSLRPFVATVEAPSQGIALEANDGEQSLNFDAFDLRTRSVSFDDSVRLGISRPLESPSLDDLEDSSSSSFLCTPQSFPSTPHSRQTVMAQWCRRVDDAIFNARDKLRVYDGLESSDERTRGMAELLSGGKKLAVFDDQDTHGIELTCGKHVATKVGSMLYCNVRSAVAILRNSFVYSEITVLPRPVTGTTPPSSSMVTLSIGLATAEMPPNTLVGAWQGSAGLCSTGQILAAGQWCTPIDPRQSAYGEGTTVGCLAFLDEDSALETWDGVMFPRLQVWAQQQS, via the exons ATGAGACGCTCCCGTACAACTCCCGCAACCGCGGATCTCCTCGCGGGAGTATCGGGCGGTGGAAGATATGCTCCAACTCCGGCACCGGTGGGGGCGTTGCAGCCTGAAGATGACGGGATCGCGGCGGCGTCCTTGATTGTCCGTAACATTGCAAGCTTCTTGACACTGTCTGATGTAGCTTCGCTGACGACAAACGCCCCAACTTTCTCCTATCCAACTTGGGACTCGTTGGACGTTCCAACCCCTGCCGATTCCTGGGCGGTAGGTGTGGAGCTCGACCACGACATCGATGACAATGAACTTTGCTCCTGGAGTATTGCGACACCCTTGACACCCGCGCTCATGGCTTTGTCCCCCGGTGCTACTCCCGTCATGGAATACGATACGGACGAGTCTAGAAGCGAAGTCTTTCAAAACGTGTTGCAGGAACGGCGTCGAAGATGGGCTCAAGACAAACTTTCACACGCCATTTTCGCCCATCCGCTACCCCTGCGCAACTATTGCTGGGAAGCCTACGAAAAAGCTCAGGAGATACGAACAACACAAGCAGAAAAATGGCAAGAGCTGCAAAAACATCGTGTTGATCCCGAAACATTCGTGGAACCAACTGGTTGTATCGTCGAACTTCAGCACGCTCCCAATCGATTGAAACTCGTGAACGATGCAATCGACTTGCTCTTTCACAACGTGCCATTGTCCGTACTGATTGACGTTGTCGACGCCATCGGTGACACAGCACTTGACTCAACTTTCGCAACGGTCAAACTTTCCGTTGCAGTCTTGAACCATATTGTGTCGGCTCTAGGTCGTCTAGTGCAAGGCCTTTGGCACGGGGTCACCAACTTCAATCCATTGCAGCTTTTGGAAACCATCATTTCGTTACAATTCAACGCCATGGGCAAGACCAGTGAAGCGCTGGTGGGAGGCATACAAAGTGTTGCAACTGGTGTCGGGTCCGCTAGTAGTCTGGCTTTGCATCGACTTTCAGCGGCCAATTTAGCTGGACACACTTCCGTATCCAACGCTTCGTTGCGCACCGGTGGTGGTGAGCACACTGGCGGTCTCTTTTCGCGCAAACGTGCTCCCAAACAGGCTACCGCGCTCAACCAAAAAACGCTTGAGAAGCTCAGCGCCATCAACGCAGCCGCTCGGCTTGTCGACTACACCGAAACATCGGACGATACTGGTGGTTTGACACAACACGCCAAGTCTCGCGTCCAGCGGTCAATGCACTATAATGTTTCCTTGCGCCCCTTCGTGGCGACCGTGGAAGCCCCTAGTCAGGGAATCGCTCTGGAAGCCAACGACGGTGAACAATCGCTGAATTTTGACGCATTTGACTTGCGGACTCGCTCGGTTAGTTTCGACGACAGCGTTCGACTGGGAATATCTCGGCCCTTAGAATCACCCTCCTTGGACGACTTGGAGGATAGCAGCAGCAGTTCGTTCCTGTGCACTCCCCAATCTTTCCCATCCACACCACACTCTAGACAAACGGTCATGGCACAATGGTGTCGCCGCGTGGATGATGCCATTTTCAACGCCAGGGACAAACTTCGTGTTTACGATGGCCTAGAGAGCTCCGACGAACGCACTCGCGGCATGGCAGAATTGCTCAGCGGCGGCAAGAAGCTTGCCGTCTTTGACGATCAGGATACGCACGGGATTGAACTGACGTGTGGAAAGCACGTGGCGACCAAAGTCGGGTCCATGTTGTATTGCAATGTTCGGAGTGCAGTGGCGATATTGCGCAATAGCTTCGTGTACTCGGAAATAACCGTATTGCCCCGGCCTGTTACTGGGACCACACCGCCTTCTTCGAGTATGGTGACGCTGTCGATTGGTTTGGCGACCGCCGAAATGCCGCCGAATACCCTTGTGGGCGCCTGGCAAGGCTCTGCTGGTCTCTGTTCAACGGGACAAATCTTGGCAGCAGGACAATGGTGCACACCGATTGATCCGCGGCAAAGCGCTTACGGAGAAGGTACTACCGTAGGATGTCTCGCGTTTTTGGATGAAGATTCCGCCTTGGAAACCTGGGATGGTGTCATG TTTCCCCGGTTGCAGGTTTGGGCGCAGCAGCAGTCATGA
- a CDS encoding predicted protein — MTERLQVQEDAWKNPVIVEATDLNRPKSPVPGVTSEPFAPQTSERMDSAGEVESPTPANRSTDFRRATATINPLPEPPNFLAPCTGLDASLDANLLTESGNETSNILPEEYVPHALTFAMEHRIFLKAALDLVAERDRRAPEVGMNDPFVLKLGPLKKASHLMNGVWKVKYVEIRRGMFSYYENASSKDTTGMGDLLRKNIPLEVSLCCCRAVKLHQKALNLTPNGAIFEMTFSGTRRLWMANSRAERQAWMQTINAAMVGGSLTRSDSVTNHSGALRGVSPRSPFKNDLRLYLRMQHLLRTAKSQSEYTPHLQELSAHPLTVPVRWIAKQQQAALRNATGEEVAFREEAVNLSVEQLWRDLQRDSVLINGELFMGASGHGPEKMMGALTRELLTVSDEGRGELNESQAVAYARDILLSGNRTRSGGDSYFCANSLCRNCELAVVVPSAAIAEPVSITVSRDGTDVPESRIYSSVHDKSGWIKTRSKMQRTWRKLFFVLSEGTLSYYERAHPQPHRLRGQLVLTDGCISISRKQTKQDDKPTNQFVMSVTSKEGSVRILLFESEDRLLDWTYSLEFTAKARASEEIGKKGRRRSSHDIADGKADSIETAKSATKGHFDALGIDASFVIDRLALHEKKMAYTTLISIQASTEYKICTIDPQGDDQLDVWATLYTQFLQNFRVAGGPNSRIMRGEEVVRISIAAGIDTSHEVQEVPSGNPVLITTANTPSSPRRSRKGRTYFRSFASNGDETEEVPKDS, encoded by the coding sequence ATGACAGAAAGACTACAAGTCCAGGAAGACGCCTGGAAGAATCCTGTAATAGTAGAAGCGACAGACTTGAACCGCCCAAAGTCCCCAGTGCCTGGAGTCACAAGTGAACCATTCGCCCCGCAGACGTCGGAGCGTATGGATTCTGCTGGCGAAGTAGAATCTCCCACACCTGCTAACCGATCCACCGATTTTCGAAGGGCCACGGCGACAATTAATCCTCTCCCGGAACCGCCCAACTTCTTGGCACCTTGTACTGGCTTGGATGCATCCTTGGACGCGAACTTACTCACTGAAAGTGGCAACGAAACGTCCAACATTTTACCGGAAGAATACGTACCACATGCACTCACATTCGCGATGGAGCACCGCATCTTTCTAAAGGCTGCCCTTGATTTGGTGGCTGAACGCGATCGACGCGCTCCGGAAGTAGGCATGAATGATCCGTTCGTGCTCAAATTGGGCCCGCTCAAAAAGGCTTCACATCTAATGAATGGGGTATGGAAAGTAAAATACGTGGAAATTCGACGTGGAATGTTCAGCTATTATGAAAATGCCTCGTCTAAGGACACAACTGGAATGGGAGATTTGCTACGGAAAAACATTCCTTTGGAAGTCAGCCTTTGCTGCTGTAGAGCAGTCAAGTTGCATCAGAAGGCCTTGAACTTGACACCGAATGGAGCTATTTTCGAAATGACCTTTAGTGGTACGAGGCGCTTGTGGATGGCTAACTCACGAGCAGAGCGACAAGCTTGGATGCAAACCATCAACGCTGCCATGGTGGGCGGCTCACTGACCCGGAGTGACTCAGTCACCAACCACAGCGGTGCTCTACGCGGTGTCAGTCCCCGATCCCCCTTCAAGAATGATCTGCGACTGTACTTGAGAATGCAGCATCTGCTGCGGACTGCAAAATCGCAGTCGGAGTATACACCCCACTTGCAGGAATTAAGCGCGCATCCTCTCACAGTTCCGGTCCGATGGATTGCTAAACAACAACAGGCAGCTTTGCGAAACGCGACTGGAGAAGAAGTTGCATTTAGAGAAGAAGCGGTGAATCTGTCTGTGGAACAATTATGGAGAGATTTACAACGCGACTCGGTATTGATCAATGGGGAGCTTTTCATGGGTGCAAGCGGACACGGTCCTGAGAAAATGATGGGTGCTCTGACGCGAGAGCTGCTCACTGTTTCTGACGAGGGTCGCGGCGAATTAAACGAATCACAAGCGGTGGCGTATGCTCGTGATATTCTCCTTTCAGGAAACCGTACGCGCAGTGGAGGCGATTCGTACTTTTGCGCAAACAGTTTGTGTAGAAATTGCGAGTTAGCTGTGGTTGTTCCGAGTGCCGCTATTGCGGAGCCTGTGTCAATTACAGTATCTCGCGACGGAACCGATGTCCCAGAGAGCCGCATATACAGCAGTGTACACGACAAGAGTGGATGGATCAAAACTCGGAGCAAGATGCAACGCACTTGGCGAaagcttttctttgtcttgtCGGAGGGAACACTTAGCTATTACGAACGCGCGCACCCGCAACCCCATCGTCTTCGCGGCCAATTGGTCTTGACGGATGGGTGCATATCGATTTCACGAAAGCAAACGAAACAGGACGACAAGCCTACAAATCAGTTTGTCATGTCTGTCACTTCAAAAGAAGGCTCAGTTCGCATTTTGCTGTTCGAATCTGAAGATCGATTGCTTGACTGGACGTATTCCTTAGAGTTCACTGCTAAGGCGCGAGCTTCGGAAGAGATAGGAAAGAAAGGACGTCGTCGGTCTAGTCACGATATAGCCGATGGCAAGGCCGATAGCATTGAAACTGCTAAATCGGCTACAAAAGGCCACTTCGATGCCTTAGGCATCGATGCATCTTTTGTGATAGACCGCCTAGCGTTGCATGAGAAAAAGATGGCTTACACAACACTGATTTCCATTCAAGCCTCTACGGAGTACAAAATTTGCACCATAGATCCACAAGGCGATGATCAACTGGATGTATGGGCGACACTTTATACGCAGTTTCTGCAGAACTTTAGAGTTGCTGGCGGACCAAACAGCAGAATCATGCGGGGTGAAGAAGTCGTTCGCATTTCGATCGCTGCAGGGATTGACACGTCGCACGAAGTGCAGGAAGTACCATCCGGCAACCCAGTGTTGATTACGACTGCAAACACGCCCTCGTCTCCGCGACGTTCGCGGAAAGGGCGTACATACTTTCGAAGTTTTGCTAGCAACGGCGATGAAACCGAGGAGGTACCAAAGGACTCGTAG
- a CDS encoding predicted protein, whose translation MYHQETQKPEIRGGILADEMGMVRLHEMDMCNVPPKMRPHKYAAARAGTLVVCPVIALHQWKTEIEKFTELDTLSVGIYHGPNRATDMPPELMQKYDVVLTTYQVLEQDFRKMMSPNKISCPNCGGKFKVDKLRVHLKYFCGDGAERTEAQARQHRARDRDENGSGRGNTNRGIGGARGKKDKVKKPLTPTKKHLSTKTMVGSRFSVLHSFCWWRIILDEAHFIKSRSSQTAASAFSLSAIHRWCLSGTPLQNRVGELYSLIRFLRIDPMAHYFCKAKGCDCKSIHYRIKDGKCQDCSHHAFSHYAHFNRYVLNPIQRDGYSGDGRRAMFKLKNEVLDKSLLRRTKETRAEDMNLPPRLVTIRPIRLHPVEQDFYDALYMNTKASFNDYVDEGTLLNNYAHIFDLLTKMRQAVDHPYMIVHSKKNTEKRRLEQGAPVANGSVDCDICHESPTERVVSSCCGSGFCRECVVEYLTGAGGGSTPCPSCQSPFSIDLNQASTEAPVDDGTLAYGHVPSGSILRRINLAEFATSSKIEVLVQELVAMRKGRPGSKALVFSQFVNMLDLTRWRIHSDPCLADLGLGVRILHGGMDVKSRDATLQAFREDPSVRVLLMSLKAGGVALNLTVASEVYLLDNWWNPAAEMQAIDRTHRLGQYRPIRAVRFIAEGTVEERVLQLQEKKRLVFDGTVGRDAGSLKMLTVHDMKALFT comes from the exons ATGTATCACCAAGAAACGCAAAAACCAGAGATTCGCGGAGGGATCCTAGCCGACGAAATGGGAATGGTACGCCTG CACGAAATGGACATGTGCAACGTTCCGCCCAAGATGCGTCCCCACAAGTATGCCGCGGCTCGCGCCGGCACCCTCGTGGTCTGTCCCGTCATTGCCCTGCATCAGTGGAAAACCGAGATCGAAAAGTTTACCGAGCTAGATACCCTGTCGGTGGGCATATATCATGGTCCAAATCGGGCTACGGATATGCCACCCGAACTGATGCAAAAATACGATGTTGTGCTCACCACGTACCAGGTTTTGGAACAGGATTTTCGCAAAATGATGTCGCCCAATAAAATCAGCTGTCCCAATTGTGGGGGCAAGTTCAAAGTCGACAAGCTGCGAGTTCATCTCAAGTACTTTTGTGGAGATGGCGCTGAGCGTACCGAAGCGCAAGCACGTCAACATCGTGCCCGTGATCGGGACGAGAACGGTAGTGGTCGGGGTAATACCAATCGTGGTATTGGTGGTGCAAGGGGCAAGAAAGATAAGGTTAAAAAGCCTCTGACCCCAACAAAGAAGCATTTGTCCACCAAGA CCATGGTGGGTTCGCGCTTTAGTGTGCTCCACAGCTTCTGTTGGTGGCGAATTATCCTTGACGAGGCCCATTTTATTAAATCACGATCGAGTCAAACTGCCGCTTCTGCGTTCTCACTGTCGGCTATTCATCGTTGGTGTCTGTCGGGAACGCCACTCCAGAACCGTGTTGGAGAATTGTACTCGTTGATTCGCTTTCTCCGAATCGATCCCATGGCGCATTACTTCTGCAAAGCGAAAGGATGCGATTGCAAATCAATTCATTACCGCATCAAAGACGGCAAGTGCCAGGACTGTAGTCACCACGCCTTTTCACATTACGCACATTTTAACCGGTACGTCCTGAATCCTATTCAGCGAGATGGGTACAGCGGTGACGGACGTCGAGCTATGTTCAAATTGAAGAACGAAGTTCTCGACAAATCCTTGCTACGTAGAACGAAAGAAACTCGGGCAGAAGATATGAATTTGCCGCCACGACTGGTGACGATTCGACCCATTCGTCTACATCCAGTCGAGCAAGATTTTTACGATGCTCTCTACATGAACACTAAGGCTTCCTTTAATGACTACGTTGATGAAGGAACCTTGCTGAACAATTATGCGCACATCTTCGATCTTTTGACAAAAATGCGCCAAGCGGTCGATCATCCGTACATGATTGTTCACTCTAAAAAGAATACCGAGAAGCGGCGATTGGAGCAGGGAGCTCCAGTCGCGAACGGATCGGTGGACTGTGATATCTGTCATGAATCTCCAACGGAGCGTGTCGTCAGCTCTTGTTGCGGTTCTGGCTTTTGCCGTGAGTGTGTGGTTGAATACCTCACCGGCGCCGGTGGTGGGAGCACCCCGTGCCCTTCCTGCCAATCCCCCTTTTCCATCGACCTCAACCAGGCGAGTACTGAAGCACCAGTGGATGACGGTACGCTCGCGTATGGT CATGTTCCTTCGGGTTCTATTTTACGACGGATCAATCTAGCCGAGTTCGCCACATCGTCGAAGATTGAGGTCTTGGTCCAAGAGCTCGTTGCTATGCGCAAGGGTCGGCCAGGTAGCAAAGCCCTCGTGTTCTCCCAGTTCGTCAACATGCTGGACCTCACTCGCTGGCGCATCCATTCCGATCCCTGCTTAGCTGACTTAGGTCTCGGGGTTCGAATATTGCACGGTGGAATGGACGTCAAGTCTCGCGATGCTACCCTTCAAGCATTCCGAGAAGATCCGAGCGTCCGAGTTTTACTCATGTCGCTGAAGGCTGGCGGTGTTGCACTGAACTTGACCGTCGCTTCGGAAGTGTATCTGTTAGATAATTGGTGGAATCCAGCTGCAGAAATGCAGGCAATTGATCGTACTCATCGTCTCGGACAGTACCGTCCAATTCGCGCTGTGCGATTCATTGCGGAGGGCACTGTGGAAGAGCGCGTGTTGCAACTGCaggaaaagaaaaggttGGTGTTCGACGGTACCGTGGGCCGAGATGCTGGCTCTTTGAAAATGTTGACGGTACACGATATGAAAGCCCTTTTTACTTGA
- a CDS encoding predicted protein: protein MLTLLWVIAVLSALDRVAMSVAIIPMSAEFGYTDTFKGSISSFFSIGYGLMILPAGLIVANASPRTIMACGITVWSLATIATPWSTGMESLLPILLVRAMVGAAESVVLPTMQRLLSTWTDPEEKSVALATMFSGFQTGTVLAYLLSPAVVDLTGGWRGLFYTYGGVGLIALIPWLLFAQDAPSSKQSDLPTDQMGFQESTQVFRDAPFRGFFESPGVWAMLLAHCSKNWSLYNSLAWTPTFYSEQYEIGVRDSAFLSILPSIAAIIGGLLAGNVADAIIRKMEPSEERLSLIRKVFQSIGLYGPALALGVLALHIPEDPTIAQAFLTVSVGLSSFNAAGFEAGNQEKAGPKWAGLLYSVTSLPAVLVGTFGVYFTGQVLDWTQQDWTFVFGLNAFINVLGATAFLVLYDSKKEFD from the exons ATGCTCACCCTACTCTGGGTTATTGCCGTCCTCTCTGCACTTGATCGGGTCGCCATGTCCGTTGCAATTATCCCCATGTCAGCCGAATTTGGTTATACGGACACTTTCAAAGGTTCCATTTCGAGCTTTTTCAGTATCGGCTATGGGCTCATGATTCTTCCCGCCGGACTCATTGTCGCAAACGCGTCGCCCCGTACGATTATGGCATGCGGAATTACAGTTTGGAGTCTAGCCACAATTGCGACGCCTTGGAGCACGGGAATGGAGAGTTTGCTGCCCATCTTGCTGGTTCGTGCCATGGTGGGAGCTGCCGAAAGCGTAGTTTTACCTACCATGCAGCGACTATTGTCGACCTGGACGGATCCGGAAGAAAAAAGTGTGGCCCTGGCTACCATGTTTTCCGGATTCCAGACTGGCACGGTGTTGGCGTATCTACTGTCACCGGCGGTCGTTGATCTTACGGGTGGTTGGCGCGGCTTATTCTACACCTACGGTGGTGTAGGTTTGATCGCCCTTATTCCGTGGCTGCTATTTGCGCAGGATGCACCATCCTCCAAGCAATCCGACTTACCTACGGATCAAATGGG GTTTCAGGAGTCCACGCAAGTCTTTCGGGACGCTCCCTTTCGCGGATTCTTTGAAAGCCCTGGCGTCTGGGCAATGCTACTCGCGCACTGTTCCAAGAACTGGAGCCTCTACAACTCGTTGGCCTGGACACCTACATTTTATTCCGAACAGTACGAGATTGGGGTACGGGATTCTGCCTTCTTGTCCATTTTACCCAGCATCGCAGCCATTATCGGCGGCCTTCTCGCCGGTaacgtcgccgacgccattATTCGCAAGATGGAGCCTTCCGAAGAACGCTTAAGCCTGATTCGCAAAGTTTTTCAAAGCATTGGACTGTACGGTCCAGCATTAGCGCTCGGTGTCCTAGCGCTTCATATTCCTGAAGACCCTACCATCGCCCAAGCCTTTCTGACTGTATCGGTCGGTTTGTCATCTTTCAACGCCGCAGGCTTTGAAGCTGGCAATCAAGAAAAAGCAGGTCCCAAATGGGCCGGTCTGTTGTACAGTGTAACGAGTTTACCAGCGGTATTGGTCGGAACTTTTGGGGTGTACTTCACAGGTCAAGTGCTGGATTGGACGCAGCAAGATTGGACCTTTGTGTTCGGGCTGAACGCCTTCATCAATGTTTTGGGGGCAACGGCTTTTCTGGTCTTGTacgattccaaaaaggaaTTTGATTGA